The Microcystis aeruginosa NIES-843 sequence CTCTTGCCATAAAGTCTCATTCTTCCTTAAGGCGGCGAAGGCTTCATTCGCTTGAACTAGAAAAACATATCTGCGATAATTTTCGATGGCTTTGTCTAATACTGTTGGGAGCGTATCCCCAGAGGAGTCAACGAGTGCTAACAGCGTTTTGTGAGCAGCCTCACTAATGCTAATTTTTAATTCAGGCATACTTTTCTCTCGTAGCTTGTCTAGGGCTATTGTAGCCAATTGTGTAAGGGCTAACAACCCGGTTGGAGCGGACAGTTGAGAGGCTTTTCGTTGATCGCTATGGTCGATCTGCTGCCGCTCAACCAGAACGTTAGACCGTAGAGATATTGAGTCTTTGCAACTACTTCAGCTCCTCTAATTAGTTTTTATTGCTTCGTTCTATGGCGGTTCTCACACCTGTGTGGCACATTTAAACCTTTGCTGATTAAGCTTTTTAACATCGATAATGTACCTCTTGTGAACAGGAAACGCTATAAAAACTGATTATTTATTCTCCCTTTTGCCTTTTGCCTCTCCTGATATGTAGCCTATACTCAACGGATTTAGTATTAGATAACACCTGTGAATAACGGAGTCGGAGAAGAATTTTTTTCGCCCAATGTCGAAACACTTTCAACTGATGGCGTTTGCTGGGTAAACGCAGTATATAGACAAATCGACGCATTATATCGGCTAATCTACCAGTAATATTAATGCCAAAACTGGAGACAAGGGCTGATTGTTTACCCAGGGTTAACATATCACCTAAATGGAGATAATAATAGGGTTTGAGCGATTTTTTTCTAATCACTGCCGAGATATTTTTGGCTACTACACTGGCTGCTTGATAGGCTGCCTGTGCCGTGGCGGGAACTACTTGTTTACTAGGATAAATTTCGGCTAGATCCCCAAGGGCAAAAACTTCGGGATAGTCGATTAATTGTAAACTGGAACGGGTTAATAATTTGCCTTGTGCTGTTTTCTGACAATCTAAATTATTGATCCAATCTTGTGCTTGGGTTCCTGCTGTCCACAATAATAAATCAATGGGGATAACTTCATTTGTATTATCTTTAAATACGGTTATGGAATTAGCTGCAACTTCCTTTAATCCCGTGTTTAAATAGAGACTAACATTCTTGGCTAAAAGGGAACGATAGGAAGCAACACGCACCGATTTAGGGAAGTTTTGCAGTATTTCCTCGTTCTTTTCCACTAGATGAACTTTGCCCTTTTTTCCTAAACCATCAGCTACCTTACAGGCTAATTCTACCCCATTGGGACCGCCGCCAATAATTGCTAAATTAATTGAGGATTTTCCTTGAGTTTCTAAGTCATGAATTGCCGTTTGTAATTTTTCCACATCCTCTAAACTCCGAAAAGTCAGCCCATAATCGGCTAACCCCGGTATAGCCGGCCAACGATTCCGCACTCCCACCGCTAAAACGAGGTAATCATAATCTATAACTTCCTCATTTTCTAAATATACTCGATGATTGTTTAAGTCAATATTACTGGCTTTTTGAGTTTTTAAATTAACCTTAGTTCCTGTTAATAATTGACGGTAGGAGGGGGCAATTTCCCAGCGTTGCAATTCTCCTGTAATTAGTTCATAGAGAAGGGGAGTAAAGAGAAAATGGTCTTTCGGTTCGACTAAAGTTATTTGCCATTGACCCGATTTTACTGCTGTTAATCGACTCAGATCGAGTGCCGTGTATAACCCTCCAAACCCCCCCCCCAGAATGCAAATCTTAGTTATAGGTTTATTCATGGATTTTTATTCTCAGTTGTGTTTAAGATGGGTTTCAGTTCCGAAACCAATTGTTCTGAACGAATAATTCTCGCCGGGGGCAAAAGATGATAGTGAGTGTCAGCAAAAATAGTAGAATCGGTCTTAATATTCAAGTCTTTTGGGTCATAAATTGTTGGCACAACCCGACTTAATTCTTCGGCAGATTTGCGAATGTTAGCAACGGTTTTACCATCATTTTTTGCATAAACCCAGGGCAAAGAAACCACTAAAGTCGCCCCTTTTGCTTCTAAATCTTTCTTGAGCTTTTCAATCAATTTAATTGAGTGAGGAGAAGCAGGAGTATCAAAGGTCATTTGCCACCATTTCCCCGTTCTTTCCTTAACTATAGTCGGATCACCTGTATTAGTCATTGGATCGGAAAGATAACCCGTCATTCTGCCTTTGGTGAATAAATCAACCATCGATTTAGTGACTGGACGCATACCCGGAATACCTAATAACCAAGTATCCTCGATCATGGTTTTTAAAGGTATCCCACCTAACCCTGGTTTGCCAATAGCGACGCTAAAAGGTGCGGATCCCCAAAGTCCTTCGCCGCGATTAAAACCGTCCTCATCCATGAGCATGAGATATTCAGGAATCAGCAGAATTACGTCTCCTTGGCGCGCTTTTTCGAGAATCATAGCGGCAATGACATTTAAGCCGATGTCCCCCTGTAAACCGAAGTTAACCACCGGCATTCCCAATTCTTTGGCCATTAATTCCGAATTTATGCTATAATGCGCCCCCGATCCCGCCGTGACGATTAAACGCCGCGGTCCTTCGATCTTAGCAGCGATCGCTGATTTTTCCTCGTACATCATCCGCAACCAGCTTAATTCGCCGCCGTAGATGACATTGTAAACAAAGCCGAGGGACCAAGCGACTCCCAGAGAGGCTAACCAGGGGAAAGGGTTAAAGGATTTAGTATTCATCAGAATTCAAAGTAAATAAAGTCACCGGTATTAGTGGAAGCTAGGAGAATAGTTAAACCTAGCAATATTTTAGACAGCCAAGGGGATAACAAGAGTTCATATTCAAATTTTTTCTGGGCAATAGCCAGATGTTCAAGGATTAAAACAATGATACCAAGAACTAAAGCGACGCTTAAAACTGCTCCTTGATTAAGACTATAGGAACTAAAAATTTCCCCGATATTAGCTAAGGAATAATTGAAAGGATTGGCAATAACCAGCATTTTGCCGATTAATCTTCTGGTGTTAATCTCCATGAAAAAGAGACAACCAAAAATGACCGCCAATTGCGTTAAAGCCCAGGAGACAATTTGCGGCTGAGAAACGTATTTTCCGACGAAAGCATAGAAAGGTCGGCCCAGATAACGCAGTAATAATAATAATGCCCCGTGGTAAGCACCCCAAAAGATGAAATTCCAGGCCGCCCCGTGCCAAAAACCTGAAAGAGTAAAGGTAATGAATAGATAAAAAGGCGCCCAATTTTTATTGGAACCCATCAGGGGTAAAAATACATAATCCCGAAACCAAGTGCTAAGGGTAATATGCCAACGTCGCCAAAATTCGTTAATACTTTGGGATGTGTAGGGGGCTAAAAAGTTTAATTCTAATCTAACCCCGACAAAATAGGCTAAACCAACAGCAATAAAGCTATAACCGCCGAAGTCAAAATAGATTCTCAGGGTGAATAAAAAGGCCTCAAACCAGATATACCAAGCATTGTCGATCATCTTATCTAATTCGATGTAGGGCGCAATGTTATCGGCGAGGACAAATTTCATAAATAAACCGAGGGAAAGCCAACGCAAACCCTTCTCGAAGTTTTCTCCTGTAAATTTGAGGCGAAATCCCTCCATTTGTGGTAATAAATCCCGGCGACGCTCGATCGGACCTGCGACAATCTGGGGGAAAAAGGAGATAAAATTGACATAATCGAGGACGGCTAGGGGTTTCTTTTTCTTTTCCCGTAGGGAGTCCACCACGAAAGCCACCATCTGGAAGGTATAGAAGGATACCCCCGGCGGGATTTGGCTAGGCACGGGAATTGGGGAAAGTTCCTTCCAGTTAGGGGGGAGAGAAACGAACAATCCGATGATTTCCTGCACAAAAAAGCCGAAATACTTGAAGTAGGCGAGGACGAGAATATCGATGACGATAACGATAGTGGCTAGGAGATTCGCTTTCCAGCCGCTCATTTTCAGCACTAGCCAGACCATAATGTAGTTAAAGGCTAGGGAGACGATGAAAACGAGGAAACTGGTGCGACTGGCGTAATAAAACAGGATTAGGGACAGCGCCGCCAATCCGACTCCATCAAAAACACCTCGCCAGAGATTGAAGGACTTCGCCAGGTAGCGCGCCGTTAGGAAAGGAACGCTAAAAAGGATTAATATCCACCAAAATATAAAATCAGAGTAATTCAAGGCGTGTTAACTCCTGATGGTCTGTGTTACCTTGTTTGAGATGGGTTTCCTGACTTCTGATGCTCAGAGACGGGGGATTTTCTTGACAAGCCTATCAAACTTTGTCAGACTTGTCCATAAAATTACCTTCATCCATCCTAAAAAATCGAGGCTAGACAAGCAATGCTTTATCAAAAACTGTTAGATGCACATAAACGCTATCGACAATTTAAGACTTATCCCCATATTGCCGATCAATATTGGTCTAGTCAGTTGGCAGAGCATAATATTAATCCTAATTATGTGGCATATGATGCTAAATCTGGTCAACTTTTTTACAAACCCTTAGGGATCAGTTTAAGCAAAAATAAGCAGGATTTCCTCTTGGGTAGCAAAGTTTTTAACAAAGCTAACGCACTAAAAGCTCTGGCCGATTGTAAATTTTATATCGATGGGCAACAGGAATTAATTATCGATATCGATGGAGTTAAGTTAATTATCGAGACGGGACAGGATTTAGATATCGCCCATGAAATTTTCCTTTTAGGTGTATATAATTTCCTCTATGACAAGCCCTGTGTAGCGATCGATATTGGTATGAATACGGGTTTTGCTAGTCTCTTTTTTGCCAATCGAGCTAATGTGAAAGCTGTCTATAGTTACGAACCTTTTAAGGCTACCTACGACCAAGCTTTAAGAAATTTTGCCCTCAATCCTAATCTAGCGGAGAAGATTAAAGCTTTTGATTATGGAGTCGGCGCTCGTGATGAAATTATTCAAGTCGAATACGATTACACCGTGAAAGGTAGTGTTGGTATTTCTGGTATTGACAACCAATTAAAACCTTTTGCCTCGAAACAAACAGCTACAGCCGATTTAATTCTTAAACCTTTCACCGATGTGTTTAAAGGTATTACCTCTGATTATCCCGACATCGATATAGTTGCCAAGATTGATTGTGAAGGTTCCGAATACGAAATCCTCGATTCTTTAGCGGCAACTGGTCAATTGGGACAGATTAAAATTATCATGATGGAATGGCATAAAAAGGGTCCCGATGCTTTAGTTAAGCATCTGCAAGAATTCGGTTTTATCATCTTTTCCAGGATGCCTCGCAGTAAAAATGTTGGCACTTTGTACGCAATTAAACCCTAAAGTACAGAAGTGAGGTGATGGGGAGATAGGGAAATGGGGAAATGGGGAAATTTTAACTAATACCCCAAAACCCCAACACCTTCTAACTGATAACTGATAACTGATAACTGCTTTACTGTGCTTGACAATAGGTATTAAAAGCTTCGCCAGTTTCTTTTTCTAATTGGCCGGCTTTTCTTACCTTTTCCTGTGCTAATTTTGCTCCGTTTTTATTGCGAGTTTCGATAACTTGAATTATTTCACGAGTGGCAGTGGCATAATCTTCGTAAACTTGAGCGAAGGCGATTTTATATTTCTCTAGTTCGGTATCCTTCACTTCTAATTTTTTCATATTTTCTGCGGCCTGTTCGATTTTATCGGCGGCTAATAGCCAACTTTTTTGGTCAATTTCTCTCCCTTGACCGTTGGTTAAGGATTTGGTTTCTTGGGCCACTTCGTTGGCAATCCGATAGATTTTTTGACATTGAAACTGTTTACTATCAGCACAACTTGCTAAAAAAGTCAAGCCTATAAATGTTAAGATTATTTTGTTATTCATACCATTGTATTCGAGAGGATTCTAGGGAAGCTTATAACAGTAAACTATCAGCCTCTAGCAGTTTTTTACTGTTATCGACTGATAAGTAGGCGGGTGTTCAAAATTGTCAGATACCCCCCTTATCAAGGGGGGCAGGGGGGATCAAAGACAAAATCTATCTTCAATTTAATTGAAACCACTTACTTAGAACTGTTCAATCTTATAAGATTAAAGTTTAGCACTCGATCGCTGTTAAGCGTGTCTTTTTTGATGCCAATTCCAGGCGTGTTCAACTATTACCTTGAGATCGGCATATTGGGGATGCCAACCGAGAACCTGTTTAGCTTTATCACTACTGCCGATTAAAATGGGGGCATCGCCGGCCCTTCTGGGACTTTCGATGACGGGAATATCTAAACCAGTTACTGCTTGTGCTGTTTCAATCACTTCACGCACGGAAAAACCGTTACCATTGCCCAAATTAAACACATTACTTTCGCCCCCATTTAAGAGATATTCTAAGCCTAAAACGTGAGCTTGGGCTAAATCATTGACATGGATATAATCGCGAACAGCAGTGCCATCGGGAGTATCATAATCCGTGCCGAAAACTGACAGGTAATCCCGTTTTTTCAGGGCAGTTAATAAAGCCAGGGGAATTAAATGGGTTTCCGGTTGGTGATCTTCCCCTAATAAACCACTGGGGTCGGCTCCTGAGGCATTAAAATAACGGAAAGCCACCGATTTTAAACCGTAGGCCCGATCAAAATCCCGAAGAATTTGTTCCACCATTTCCTTACTGGCAGCGTAGGGACTGAGGGGATGATGGGGATGATTTTCCGTCATCGGAATTTCTTTCGGCATTCCATAAATAGCACAGGTAGAAGAAAAAACAAATTTCTTCACATCGGCGGCGATCATCGCTTGCAAAAGAGTCAGACTACCACTAACATTATTTTGATAGTAAATAGCCGGTTCTTGTACCGATTCCCCCACGGCAATAAAAGCGGCAAAGTGCATGACGGCGGCAATATCACGACTGGCAAATAAATTATCCAGCAGCGATCGATCCCTAGTATCACCGACAATTAACTCAACTTTTAATATATCCTTAACGATTTCGGCGTGACCGTAGGATAAATTATCGAGTACGATGACGGAATAACCGGCATTTTTAAGCGCTAGAACCGCATGGGAACCAATATAACCCGCACCGCCAGTAACGAGAATGGTAGGTTTAACTTGAGACACGCGATCATACCTATTTGAGATTGACTTGTCTATAACTTTATACCCTAATTTTGCTTTTAAGTAAGTGGTTATAATTAAATTGAAGATAGATTTTGTCTTTGATCCCCCCTGCCCCCCTTAATAAGGGGGGTGCCGATCCCCCCTGCCCCCCTTGATAAGGGGGGTGCCGATAGGCGGGGGGATCTGACAATTTTTAACACCTACCTACTTAGTTGACCATCATGTTAAGTCCCCTCGATCTATCTCTTTCCCTTGACAAAGAAACTTATCAATCACAAATTAAAGATTTAATGGAACAACTGCGATCGCTACAGAAGTCCTGTTGGGAATGTAAATTACCCGTGGTGGTGGTTTTGGAAGGTTGGGCGGCGGCAGGCAAGGGAACTTTAGTCAAAAAAATGGTTAACTATATGGATCCTCGCGGTTTTACCGTCCATCCAATTTTAACCCCTTCCCCCCAAGAGGAAAGTTACCCGTTTTTGTGGCGATTTTGGCAAAAACTGCCAGCAAAAGGTAGTATCGGCATTTTTTATCACAGTTGGTACACCCATCTACTAGAGGATCGACTCTTAAACAAATTGCCCTCCTCCCAGATTCCCCTGGTCATGCGCGATATCAACACCTTTGAGCGACAATTATCTGATGATCGGGTCGCAATCGCTAAATTCTGGATTCACCTCAGTCAAAAGGAATTAAAGTCACGCATCAAAGAATACGCCGAAAATGAACTAGAATCTTGGCGCGTGCGTCCGGAAGATTGGCAACAGGCCAAACGTTATGATGAGTATGCCAGTTTAGCCGAGGAAATGATTACCTACACTAGCACGGGGGCCGCCCCTTGGACATTGGTGGAGGGCAACTGTCAACGTTGGGCCCGGGTAAAAGTTCTCTCCCAATTAGTCGGTACGATCGCTCAAGCTTTGGATCAGCGCCAATTACCGATCGAACCCCCTGTCAATCTACCACCCCAAGCGCAATTACTGCCCACGGAACCCGATTATCTAGGGAGAGTGGACTTGAGTGCCAAATTGGAAAAAGAAGACTATAAAATCCGTTTGCGTGAGGCACAGGTAGAATTAAGAAAACTGCAATTAAAGATTTTTCAGGCAAATATCCCCGTTTTAGTCCTCTTTGAAGGGTGGGATGCCGCCGGCAAGGGAGGTGCGATCAAACGCTTAACCGATACCCTCGATCCTCGCAGTTATCAAGTGATTGCCTTTGCTGCCCCGACGGAGGAAGAACATCGCTATCATTATCTCTGGCGCTTCTGGCGGAAATTGCCCGCAGCCAAAACTATCGGTATATTCGATCGCAGTTGGTATGGACGGATTTTGGTGGAGAGAGTGGAAGGATTCGCTAAAGATATGGATTGGCGACGGGCATATCAAGAAATTAACGAATTTGAGGCCCAATTAACCCATTCAGGCTGTGTTTTAGTCAAATTCTGGTTACATATTAGCCCCGAAGAACAGTTAAATCGCTTCAACGAGCGCCAAAATAACCCCTATCGTCAACATAAACTCACCGATGAAGATTGGCGCAATCGAGAAAAACAGCCCCTCTACCATGTGGCAGTTAATCACATGGTAGCCCGTACTAGCACCCCCGTCGCCCCCTGGACGATTGTAGCGGCAAATGATAAGTATTTCGCCCGCGTTAAAGTCATAGAAACAGTAATTGCCGCTATTGAAACCGGTTTGAAACAACGGGGATAGGGTAGATAGGGGTATGGGGATTTTTTCGATTCACCCTCCCTTAACCCTGATTTGCTGAGAAGCAGAGTCGAGAACTTCATTGAACGTTTTCAATATCCACCAGAGGAGAAACAATCATGAATCTCAATGAGTTGCCGGGGGCCGAGATCATCTTACCCGGACTGAGGGATCTTCACAATGGTGAGTCTAATACCATTGGGGCGTTGCTAGTTGCGATCGCAGCGACGCGCCTAACCGAAGTCGGTTTCGATATCCCTAAAAATCACCTAGCTGCAGAGCCAGAGCTAACCTTGTATGCCTATCTCCAAGAGGAACGGGATGATGCTTATTCTTACTATAATGCTTTGCTGAATCGCCTCAATAGCTTTTGCAATGCACTCGAACTCGCTTATAAAATATGATGACAATTTCCCCCAGTTTAATTTCTCCCGATCTCAGTTTGGCCGATATTCCCCTAGAGGAAACCCTCTCTTTAGGAGTGATGGCTTCTGGTAGTGGTTCCAATTTTGCTGTTTTGGCGGCAGCGATCGCAAAAAAACAGCTAAATGCCCGAATTCCTGTTCTCATCTACAATAATCCCGATGCCAAGGTAAAAGAAAGAGCCGATGACTACAATATCCCTGCGGTTTTCCTCGATCATCGTCAATTTAAACCCAGAGAAGAACTCGATCGAGCAATAGTAGAAACTTTCCAAGAATACGGGGTAAAATGGGTAATTATGGCGGGCTGGATGCGAATTGTCACCCCGGTTTTACTAGATGCTTTTCCCGATCGCGTGATCAATATCCATCCTAGTTTACTACCCAGTTTTAAGGGTGTGCGCGCCGTGGAACAAGCTTTAGCTGCGGGGGTAAAAGTGACCGGATGTACTGTGCATATCGCTCGCGCGGAGGTAGATAGTGGCCCAATTTTAATGCAAGCAGTGGTTCCCATTCTCCCCGATGATACCGCGGTCAGTCTCCACGAACGCATTCAAGTGCAAGAACATCGCATTTTCCCGGTAGCGATCGCTTTAGCGGCGAAATTGAGCCTATAGAGATCGATTTCTGGACTTTCTTGGCGAGAATACCGGCAAAAAAACGAAAATTCAACGCAAATCGTTAAATAAGTAGGTAGGCGTTAAAAATTATCAGACACCACCCTTATTAAGGTAGGGTTGATTCATGAATCAACCCTACTATGAATCAACCCTACTATGAATCAACCCTAGTACTAAGGGGGGATCGAACCTAAAATCCATTTTTAATTTAAGTACCTAAGCAAAATTAATTACACATATCTAAACACCTCTTGCCTCTTGCCTCTTGCCTCTTGCCTATCTTCACTAGGAAATTAATTTTGCACGACTACTTAATTATAACCAGCTACTTATCACTCCTTCGTAAATTTCCTGAAAACTGAGATCGAAATTTACAGAAGTTAAAGATAAACTGGCATTTTCGCCCTCGTATTCCGTTAATAACCATTTATTTTCTTGAGTTTTGTTATACTGCATGATATATGGACGACTTTGAATAATGAGAATATATTCTTGAAATTCCGGCAGCGAACGATAATAGAGAAATTTATCGCCCTGGTCATAATTTTGAGTTGATTTTGAGAGGACTTCTACTATTAATCTGGGATTGGTAATAGTTGTCTTGCCAGTTTCATAATAAATCGGTTCTCCCTCAATTAGCATCACATCGGGATAGGTTGCTTGACGATATTGCGCTATCCATAATTTAACGTCACCGATAAATATTTTATAGTTGGACTGTGGCAACTTTAGGCGTAAATAAAAGTAAAAATTACCTGCAATTTTATTATGATCGGTAGTGCCTCCCGTCATCGGTACGATTTCCCCATCTTGATACTCATTTTTATAGGCTGCCGTTTCCTCTAGTTCTAAATATTCGGCAAAGCTATAGGTACTTTTATCTGTGGCTATGGTCATAATTGATTGATTCTTTGGTTAACTTAAGCTGATTAAAACAACCGGTTTAATCATTGATTATATTAAAAGTAACTCCTTCATAAATTTCCTGAAAACTGAGATCAAAATTGACAGAAGTTAAAGATAAACGGGCATTTTCGCCCTCGTATTCCGTTAATAACCATTTATTTTCCTCAGTTTTATTATACTGCATGACATAGGGACGACTTTGACTGATCAGAATATATTCTTGAAATTCCGGCAGCGAACGATAATAAAGAAATTTATCGCCCTGGTCATAATTTTGAGTTGATTTTGAGAGGACTTCTACTATTAATCTGGGATTGGTAACAGTTGTCTTACCAGTTTCATAATAAATCGGTTCTCCCTCAATTAACATCACATCGGGATAGGTTGCCTGACGATATTGCGCTATCCATAATTTCACATCACCGATAAAAATATTATATTTCTGTCCTTTGAGGGCAAATTTTAAATAAGCGGCAAAATTGAGAGCAATTTTATTATGATCGGTAGTGCCTCCTGTCATCGGTACGATTTCCCCGTCTTGATACTCATTTTTATAGGCTGCCGTTTCCTCTAGTTGTAAATATTCGGCAAAGCTATAGGTACTTTTATCTGTTGCTATCGTCATAATTTATTGATTGGCTCCCTCAATTGATTATAGCAATTATTATACTGGTGAGATGCAAAAGAATTACCATAAATTAGCTATGTTTAGCCGAACAAAAGATAAGCTAAGACGCATTTTAACCGCTTATCCTTAGATTAGCTGAATCTCCCGCCCCTTGCCTCTTGCCTCTTGCCTCTTGCCTTTCTTCACTAGGAAATTTATTTTGCACGACTACTTAACAGCTATTTTAATAGGACTCTTGAAAATTTTTAGCCGGCAACTAAACAGGAATTTGATCTCTCCCAAATGTGGGACAATTGACAAAGAACTAAGAATTGTAGAATCCCCCCATCATGACCTCGGAACTATCGAAGCAATACGATCCCAAGATCACAGAAACGAAATGGCAGCAATATTGGGAAAATCAAGAAATATTTACAGCAAACCCCGAAAAAGGCGGCGAAACCTACTGTATAGTCATCCCCCCTCCCAATGTTACCGGTAGTCTCCACATGGGTCACGCTTTCGAGAGTTCCCTAATTGATACACTTGTTCGCTACAAGCGCATGACCGGCAAAAATACCCTCTGGCTGCCAGGTACGGATCACGCTAGTATTGCAGTACAAGCTATACTCGATCGCCAATTAAAAGCCGAAAAAACCGACCGTTACCAACTAGGAAGGGAAAAATTCCTCGAACGCGCTTGGCAATGGAAAGAGGAGTCCGGTAGTACCATTGTTAATCAACTGCGACGCTTGGGGGTATCCGTGGATTGGACGCGGGAACGTTTCACTATGGATGAGGGACTTTCCCATGCTGTCCGTACTGCTTTTATCAAACTCTATGAGGACGGATTAATCTATCGCGGTCAATACTTAGTCAACTGGTGTCCCGAATCCCGGTCGGCGGTTTCCGATTTAGAGGTAGAAAACAAGGACATTGAGGGAAATCTCTGGTATTTTCGCTATCCTCTTAGCGATGGTAGCGGTTATCTTCAAGTAGCCACCACAAGGCCCGAAACCATGCTCGGTGATACTGGTGTAGCTGTCAACCCGCAAGACCCTCGTTATCGCCATTTAATCGGCAAAACCGTCACTTTACCGATAATGGGGCGAGAAATCCCCATTATTGCCGATGAATTGGTGGATCCCGAATTCGGTACCGGTTGCGTCAAAGTTACGCCGGCCCACGATCCCAAGGATTTTGAGATGGGTAAACGCCATAATTTAGCCTTTATTAATATCATGAATTTAGACGGCAGTTTAAACGAAAATGCCGGAATATTCGTAGGTCAAGATCGTTTTGTTGCCCGCAAAAATGTCGTTAAAAAACTCGATGAAGACGGCTTTTTAGTTAAAATTGAAGCCTATCGCCATAGCGTCCCCTATAGCGATCGAGGTAAAGTTCCCGTGGAACCCCTTTTATCTACCCAATGGTTCGTTAAAATCGAACCTTTGGCCACAAAAGCTTTAACCTGTTTAGATCAGGAAAACTCGCCCCGTTTTGTGCCAGAAAGATGGACAAAAGTTTATCGCGATTGGTTAGTTAAACTAAAAGATTGGTGTATTTCTCGACAACTGT is a genomic window containing:
- a CDS encoding Uma2 family endonuclease translates to MTIATDKSTYSFAEYLQLEETAAYKNEYQDGEIVPMTGGTTDHNKIALNFAAYLKFALKGQKYNIFIGDVKLWIAQYRQATYPDVMLIEGEPIYYETGKTTVTNPRLIVEVLSKSTQNYDQGDKFLYYRSLPEFQEYILISQSRPYVMQYNKTEENKWLLTEYEGENARLSLTSVNFDLSFQEIYEGVTFNIIND